ATAAAGTTATTGAGTCTGGGAGAAACGGGGCTAATGCGCTTGACACAGAGTTGCCTCTGCTGACTTGTCCTGCCCgccctgtgatgtcagaaatgGGTTGGCCCGGGGAGCCATGCCAGGGGTAGCGAGTCGTCACCCCCCCTATTTGCCTGCTATGACTCTCCTCAGAAAGTATGCCCCGAGtgaaaaaaagcacacacacgcgcacacaaccaCCAATCTAGATTTGGACCAGAAATGGGAAAAGTTCATAAACGGCTGTGGAGTAAATTAGCCAgagctcgtgtgtgtgtgtgtgtgtgtgtgtgtgtttgtgtgtgttctgacaTCTCGTCCCCATGCGGCTGTGACGCCTGTGCTCACAGCCCTGATCCTCTGCTTTCACTGGCGCCGCTCATTGCAGGCTCCCCATCTATTCCTCCCAAATCGGACCTTCAGATCCTCAGGGCTTTCTACCACGTATCGTCCGCCTGCTTTTTCATGGCAGAGCTAATACCGCCCAATGACGGTGCTTCAGTTTCTGCCGGCGGGCGGAAGAAATAAAGTGTTGATGTTCCATATTTAAATGTCGTCTGAgccctgttgggggggggggggggggggggtggtgtctgTGTCTCGTCTACCCCTGCGGATCTGCTTTCGCCGGTGCTATTTTCGCCCCGGGGCCCAGACTACTTCCAGAGATCATTTGTCAGATAGCGGGGAGAGCACTTGATTCGCGGGGCATCATGGAAAAGGGGAAGCGAGCTCCAGGCTTCCTTATTAAGACGTCTTTATTAAGACGTCCTTATTAAGACGTCTTTATTCAGACGTCTTTATTCATACGTCTGAATAAGGAAGGAGGATCGTCCAGTAGGCCCCGACGGTTTAAAAATATTCCTTCCACTTTTATTTTGTGGAGCAATGTCTAACGGGGAGGGGTTTGCGGTCGTCTTAAATGTCCAAGGTTGCGATGACGTGGGACGGTTTCATCAGCCCTTACTGATCACTTCTGCCCTCTGTCCTTGTCAACACAACAGTCAACAGCACATGGAAAATATTTTTCCATTTGTCAAAATGTTCTGATGAACTGATGCTGTATATATTCAACAAACACCTTACACCAGCATTTtccaaaatgttatttttggttgtttctcctcctcctcctcctcctcctcctccttctccctctcttcatcctcctctcgctcttcttctccccccccccccccccccccgcccccttacCCCTGGCCATCCCAGTGGTGGGGCTTGACATTCAGGATGAGATGGGTCGGCATGAAGTCGGCCTCATAGACAACTCCATGAAGATCCCTCTGAACCAGGGCTACGGCTGTCGCTTCGAGGGGGAGTTCACAATCAACaaagtacagacacacacacacacacacacacacacacacacacacacacacacacacacacacacacacacacacacacacacacacacacacacacacacacacacacacacacccctcttatTTATGCTCCGTTTGTTGCAATTAAACATGCTTTTTGATCCGTCTGATCATTTCTGTGTTCATTCTGCAGAAAAACTGTATTCTGTTTAGCTCTTAATGTGGAACTTCATTCATGTCCATCTCGGTTACCTGTACCTTGCTAatctgttattgtgtgtgtgtaggtaccaGGTAACTTTCATGTGTCCACGCACAGTGCCACAGCGCAGCCCCAGAGTCCTGACATGACCCACACCATCCACAAGCTGGCCTTCGGGGAAAAGCTACAGGTCTCTACTCCACAGATAATGCGTCTGTGCTTTTACAGCTTTCTATCTTTTTGACACGTTGCGCACCCCAACCCGTAACCTTTtagttttacacacacacacacacacacacacacacacacacacacacacacacacacacacacacacacacacacacacacacacacacacacacacacacacacacacacacacacacacacacacacacacacacacacacacacacaccctctcttgATCTGGGAGAATGATTTCTGGTTCTGTGATCCTGACCTGCAGGTATTAAGGGTGCAGGGTGCCTTCAATGCCCTAGGAGGAGCTGACCGCCTCGGCTCGAACCGTAAGTGCACACGCACCCGCCCACACATACCGCACACCCTATCCCTGCATCTACACTCGCTGCACTGACACAGCTGAGACAGCGATCTTGTTTATGCGggtctgtttttgtttgtctgtgtttctgcCGGCACAATGTGACGCGCGCATGAGGCGCCTCGCAGTCTGTGCACTGACGCCTGGTTCACCCCTGTTCGTGTTGAAAGCATTCCCGTCTCCAAGATGCTATTGCCAATCGGTGCATTTTTACAGAAAAATAGATAATTGTATtcaggtttgttttgtgtgttttttgttgttgttttgtttgcagCTCTGGCCTCACATGACTACATACTGAAGATCGTTCCCACAGTGTATGAAGACCTCTCTGGCAGGAAGAGATACTCGTACCAGTACACGGTAGCTAACAAGGTACGTCAACCTGTtcgtctttttcttttttctcgcGGTTGCTTTTTGGTTTCAGTTCCGACGAGGTAACCGATTGCGCGTGGGACTATGTTGTTTACGCGCCTTGTCGCCACGGCAGCCCCCAACATATGGCCTCACGGGTTGCCATGTCGGCCTAGCCGCTGACCTGGAAGAGAGGGACCACAGGGCCTTGACTACTGGAAAGGCTCCCTTCGATTTGTCAACAAACCATAAAGCCTCTTCCAGGCATTGCCTTGACGTTACAGCTGGCCCCAGGCCCTGTGCTGTAACCAGGGTCTCCATTCAGGGTCACGTCAGTAATCTATACAAAACACCAAACATGAATGTTTGGTGTCTGGGGACGCCTCTCCAAAAAGCCTAGCACAGTGACCTCTGTTTATGCTAGGGACAGAGATCAGCAGCAGCCTCAAGACGCCATATTTTTTTTGAGCTCCGATTTGTTATGTGATAGGAAACAAAAATTGCGCGATGCTATCTTTTGTGGTGTTTAACGTTCCCTGAGATGACATTGAGGTTTGCGGCttatttgtgtgttgttgttgtttttatgcaTTCTTAGTGTTTGCACATCTTTGAATATTTGATGGTGTCAATTTGTGTGTTGGGGCTTGAATAATTGGGTAAATATGTCTGAAATATGGCGGTGTTGTTTGTTGATACCAGATCACACACAGGATGTGGTGCCAAGCTAACTCACAACACATTGAATTAGTCCCCAACGTTTAGTTAATTATCATACAACGGACTTGCATATGGTTTGCAATTCGGCGCCTAATCAATTGCAAACCCAATACAAGAGCAGAAATTACATTTGGCTTCGATAATGGCTTCATTACGCAACCTAATACACAAGCAGAAAGGACATTTGGTTTCGATGATGGCTGCGTTTCGCAACTGCAACACATTGAAACAATTGTTTTCAACAAAGGCCAATCAACGATAATTGACTATGAATATATTATTGAATATATTGAACGTGAATTTGAAAGCGGTGTATGTTTTGACTGTATGAACATAAAAGCCGCGTGTGTTTCATGTTGTGGTTCTCCGTCCCCCCCTGGCAGGAGTACGTAGCCTACAGCCACACCGGCCGCATCATCCCGGCCATCTGGTTCCGATACGACCTGAGTCCCATCACAGTGAAGTACACGGAGCGGAGACAGCCCTTGTATCGCTTCATCACCACCGTGAGTGATCCTTCCTGTGGCTCATCGCACAGCACTAACGCAACAGTCTAGCACAGTAACATTCATGTTTTTGGGTGACCACCTTAGAAAGCACGCCTCAGGACCAAAGCCCACACACATCGGTCCATTTTCTGCATAGTTTTCTCTCTTGTCACCGCCCGCTTACGGCTCATTCCAAGTTATGTTTGAGGGTCTGAACCTTGTTCAGTAGTAGCTTGTTCAGAGGAGAGAAAATATGAATATTTCAATGGGGGATCACAGGGCCTAAGTGACCGTAAAGCCAGTGACGCCGTCGCCCGTCTTCACATGCTCTCTTCATTATCTCTCCTCTTTGTTGTCAACCTCTCACGGATCTCCTGTCCTACTAAGAGGATGACTGGTCTTATGGTATGACGGTGACTCAGTGCTGGTGCCATTTCACTGCGCCCTGTCAGTGCAATGGTAATGCACCGGCAGTACTTACGATGCGGTTGGAAACCGGTTTGTGTgggtttttaaaaatatatgtcATCGCCTCCTTAAAACGTGACACCACAGCGGAGACAATGAGTGAGGCAGGGTGAGTCAGAGGTGTGGCCATTGTGTAACGTGCTGACCCCGTTTCCTCCCAGATCTGTGCAATCATCGGAGGGACGTTCACCGTGGCCGGCATCATTGACTCTTGCATATTCACCGCCTCGGAGGCCATGAAGAAGGTCCAGATAGGGAAGATGTCCTGAGGTCAAAAGTCatcccaccaccatcaccgccaccacctccctGCCCCAGCCTCGACGGTCATCTTATTTATAATGATCTCGGTGATTTATTCGATGGCTGCTCGAATGGGAAAAACTGAAAAGGAATCAATCGCCTTGTtgagagaaatagctgagtgaccaatgaatgaatgaatggcttgGGTGTCCATGTAGTGATCCGTTAAACGCTGCACTTTgtcttccttccccccccctgtccccaaaCCCGTGTATTCTTGCTATTTGGACGCATTCATCGATTACAAAGTATTGATCCTGTCCGCAAATAATGGTCAACTGAAGgatgtttctcttttttctaCGATGGTTGCTAGATTTGAATCCCGCCGGATGCCGTAGACTAAACTGGTCATGAAAGAAGACGAATGTATTCCATTGTTCCTGATACTGATTTGCATGCCATTGAATTCGTAATGTAAAGGTTCTTCCATCCACGTTCTCAGTAGCTATACCAGTCATGGGCATTGAAGCATGTTGTGCTTTGTGTTCATATGTGGGAGTGGCTGTCACTTAAACCAGTTCATTGTATTACATTTCTATTTTAGTTACAAATATCAGATTTTCTGGATCCGCCCCTGGTTACATTTTTATGAAGCAGATTTTGTTGGGTTTCATTTACTTTCAGCTGTCCATTTATCATTATAAGATATAGGATAAAAGTTTACTCGTTTTAGTTTTTGCCATAATCCAGTCCTCTTACATGCATTTCTTTTAGGACACTTTTTTTAAAGTCTGCTTTCAAATGTACATTTTGGTTACAGGGTTTACCAGGCATGGTCAGTTATTCTTAGGATTGAATGTGTTGCATCCTTTTCTGtgctttttttttggtcttggCTTCCTTCTGCGGCAACTGACAAAAAACACTACTTCTAAACTAGTTTTCCTACTTCTTGTacaatttgtgttgttttttttgttcagaATGTCAGGGGAATACTACCTGGTGACACAGTAAAGGTTACATTTGAAACCGCTGCGTCTCGGTCACTTCCCTCGTGAGTCGCTCCTTGTGTTCATCACTTGGGTTTAGGGGCCCAGGTAACGTGATGTGGTAGGTAGACAGAGATTGATTACTGCTGTAAACAATTGTCGTCTTTTCTTCTGCTAAAAATATGGTATTTTCTTACACTCGTGGAACGGATATTCCACGAGTTCCAGCATTCAAAGATACAAAATACTTAAGTGTCTTTTCATAATAACTAGTATTTTAACAAATACTTTAATTTGCTTTGAGCAGAAAACAGCTCTGTATTTGGGAAGAAATAGCACTGCAGCCAATTCATTCAGGGGTTTCTCCTCAGACTATAACATGCAAATGCATTACAGACTACACCATAGAACATATAGCATGCACCTTTTTATGTATTCCTTTTAAAATGAGGTCAAAGAACTTAATGTAACCTCAAGCTTATCGTCGAAAGTGCTTTACAGAACTAGAGTCAAGTCCAAGTTGGTGCAGCACTCTAATAATGGGAACGAATTTAACATGTTATGGGACAACAAAGTGAGAATCTAATGCAAAATATGTCATGTTGTTTAATTTCTTCCCATTAAGGGCACATTttgtacaaaataaaacacGGATGAATACTCTGTATATAAAAGTTAAAAAATATAACTGGGTGAATATATAATACTTTGGGTTGTTTTTAACATAGTGTCGCCACCCAGTGGCTGGCACAGAAACTTAAGGCACACAGTCAGTAAATTTTCAGTCGGCAGCACAGGCAGGGATAAGAGTGCATTGAGATGAGCTTTGGCTCATAGCTTTGGC
The window above is part of the Gadus macrocephalus chromosome 10, ASM3116895v1 genome. Proteins encoded here:
- the ergic1 gene encoding endoplasmic reticulum-Golgi intermediate compartment protein 1; translation: MPFDVRRFDVYRKVPKDLTQPTYTGACISILCCVFMLFLFLSELTGFIATEIVNELYVDDPDKNSGGKIDVSLNVSLPNLHCDLVGLDIQDEMGRHEVGLIDNSMKIPLNQGYGCRFEGEFTINKVPGNFHVSTHSATAQPQSPDMTHTIHKLAFGEKLQVLRVQGAFNALGGADRLGSNPLASHDYILKIVPTVYEDLSGRKRYSYQYTVANKEYVAYSHTGRIIPAIWFRYDLSPITVKYTERRQPLYRFITTICAIIGGTFTVAGIIDSCIFTASEAMKKVQIGKMS